In Oreochromis niloticus isolate F11D_XX linkage group LG18, O_niloticus_UMD_NMBU, whole genome shotgun sequence, one genomic interval encodes:
- the LOC100692678 gene encoding uncharacterized protein LOC100692678 isoform X5, with amino-acid sequence MAPNYKLKDNRLFYTGPSMQCMRLVVMSEEEKKSVLMECHNNPGTGNHNGVRGTRNRVVAGYYWPTLNQDISEWVRCCHRCQMNDPIKTVAPALHPIKVKEPWEVLGMDLIGPLPETRLGNRYVLTMTDLFTKWVIAEPLKSKTAAEVSAIMTSKLYTFGMVRKIITDQGKEFVNQLNNSIFSMLNIKHAVSSAYHPQTNGQDERTNQNIKRALRKYVNQNHDDWDVHLAAVVYGINTAKQHSTRHSPYFLLFHRHPRLPAVMNACPMDDDFEVANPEEDIDTRVEEMTVLNETVLHNIERAQDTQKKTFGTRKRKQVRQCVVQAGDDVLLSGDPKRRRIGDALLSQHQGPYTVASITPKGVATIVKGATCQKVNVSRLRNYHRSKNPPTERKFLLDHSYGTPEWQIDHQYASPGAKWQKDLEPLQSSLLEYVLDQNRPPGELLVKEGNICLTREDFWSLGLEHSMESTIGNACLKIVGEAAQRHGKDVHIADLYVVATWKDPQVNLLRCLPDNFRSKDILLFPAWSRRVAAFIDSGSWMEKTGRDLEFFPQQCNGNCCGIFMLMYALCISTSSPLSFTEEDMPAIRLWWCIQLMERFCIEGHGQRFAFWTEEASLLLQGTLQPVFRVPKATSSKPSPSLIRQADADRCPILELPACVLIDILEEVVLHEGDTAIFKLALVCSMFRDLVSTEYFRRRAHFKWLHSVCTWSSFSEKYKEQYFNMYTIEICLQCGDQYKHCPRGYVGTGKRGQLRAFYSEEMRPGYCSHICMQLDN; translated from the exons ATGGCACCTAATTACAAACTGAAGG ACAACAGACTCTTCTACACTGGCCCCAGTATGCAGTGCATGCGCTTGGTAGTCATgtcagaggaggagaagaagtcAGTTCTGATGGAATGCCACAATAACCCTGGTACCGGGAATCACAATGGTGTTAGAGGTACCCGAAACAGGGTTGTTGCTGGCTATTACTGGCCAACATTGAACCAGGACATCAGCGAATGG GTCAGATGCTGTCATCGCTGCCAGATGAATGACCCAATCAAGACTGTGGCACCAGCATTACATCCCATCAAG GTAAAAGAACCTTGGGAGGTGCTGGGCATGGATTTAATTGGACCACTCCCGGAAACACGTCTAGGGAACCGATATGTCCTGACAATGACCGATCTGTTCACTAAGTGGGTGATTGCAGAACCTCTTAAATCCAAGACTGCAGCTGAGGTCTCTGCAATCATGACCTCTAAGTTATACACGTTTGGCATGGTCAGGAAAATCATCACTGACCAAGGAAAGGAGTTTGTGAACCAG CTCAACAACAGCATTTTCAGCATGCTGAATATTAAACATGCTGTCTCCAGTGCGTATCACCCCCAGACCAACGGGCAG GATGAGAGGACCAACCAGAACATCAAGCGTGCTCTCAGAAAGTATGTTAACCAGAACCATGATGACTGGGATGTACACCTTGCTGCTGTGGTGTATGGCatcaacactgcaaaacag CACTCCACCCGCCACAGTCCCTATTTCCTGCTCTTCCACCGACATCCACGTCTTCCTGCTGTGATGAACGCCTGTCCCATGGACGATGACTTTGAGGTTGCAAACCCTGAAGAGGACATCGACACAAGAGTTGAGGAGATGACAGTTCTGAATGAAACG GTTCTTCACAACATTGAGAGGGCACAGGACACCCAGAAGAAGACCTTTGGAACACGGAAAAGGAAGCAGGTAAGACAGTGTGTTGTTCAAGCAGGTGATGATGTTCTTTTGTCAGGTGATCCAAAGAGACGACGCATTGGAGATGCTTTACTGAGCCAACACCAAGGACCGTACACTGTGGCCAGCATCACGCCAAAGGGGGTGGCTACTATTGTGAAGGGAGCAACTTGCCAGAAGGTAAACGTGTCCAGGCTGAGGAACTACCACAGATCAAAAA ATCCACCAACTGAGAGGAAGTTTCTCCTGGACCACTCATATGGGACTCCTGAATGGCAGATTGATCATCAGTATGCCAGTCCAGGAGCAAAGTGGCAGAAAGACTTGGAACCTCTTCAGTCCAGTCTG CTCGAATATGTCTTGGACCAAAACCGACCTCCAGGAGAACTCCTCGTGAAGGAAGGCAACATCTGCCTGACTCGGGAAGACTTTTGGAGCCTGGGTTTGGAACACTCCATGGAATCTACT ATTGGGAATGCTTGTCTGAAGATTGTGGGGGAAGCTGCACAAAGACAT GGAAAAGATGTTCACATTGCTGACCTCTACGTCGTGGCCACCTGGAAGGATCCACAAGTCAACCTGCTTCGTTGCTTGCCG GACAACTTTAGGTCCAAGGACATCCTACTTTTTCCAGCTTGGAGCAG GAGAGTAGCAGCCTTTATTGACTCTGGATCCTGGATGGagaaaacaggaagagaccttGAG TTCTTTCCCCAGCAGTGCAATGGAAATTGCTGCGGCATCTTTATGCTGATG TATGCTCTCTGCATCAGCACCTCATCTCCACTATCTTTCACAGAG GAGGACATGCCAGCAATTCGCCTGTGGTGGTGTATTCAGCTGATGGAGAGATTCTGCATTGAGGG ccatggACAGAGATTCGCCTTCTGGACAGAAGAAGCATCCCTTCTCCTCCAGGGAACTCTCCAGCCTGTCTTCAGGGTACCAAAGGCAACCTCCTCCAAGCCTTCACCAAGTCTAATCAGACAG GCTGACGCTGACAGGTGCCCTATACTGGAG TTACCAGCATGTGTCCTCATCGACATATTGGAAGAGGTTGTTCTACACGAAGGGGATACAGCCATCTTCAAACTGGCTCTGGTGTGCTCCATGTTCAGAGACCTTGTGTCTACTGAATATTTCAGAAGACGAGCACACTTCAAGTGGCTTCACA GCGTCTGCACATGGAGCAGCTTCTCAGAAAAGTACAAAGAACAGTACTTTAACATGTACACAATTGAGATCTGCCTTCAATGTGGAGATCAGTACAAACACTGCCCCCGAG GATATGTTGGCACAGGTAAAAGAGGACAACTACGGGCATTTTATTCGGAGGAGATGCGCCCAGGCTACTGCAGCCACATTTGCATGCAACTGGACAACTAA
- the LOC100692678 gene encoding uncharacterized protein LOC100692678 isoform X3 — MAPNYKLKDNRLFYTGPSMQCMRLVVMSEEEKKSVLMECHNNPGTGNHNGVRGTRNRVVAGYYWPTLNQDISEWVRCCHRCQMNDPIKTVAPALHPIKVKEPWEVLGMDLIGPLPETRLGNRYVLTMTDLFTKWVIAEPLKSKTAAEVSAIMTSKLYTFGMVRKIITDQGKEFVNQLNNSIFSMLNIKHAVSSAYHPQTNGQDERTNQNIKRALRKYVNQNHDDWDVHLAAVVYGINTAKQHSTRHSPYFLLFHRHPRLPAVMNACPMDDDFEVANPEEDIDTRVEEMTVLNETVLHNIERAQDTQKKTFGTRKRKQVRQCVVQAGDDVLLSGDPKRRRIGDALLSQHQGPYTVASITPKGVATIVKGATCQKVNVSRLRNYHRSKNPPTERKFLLDHSYGTPEWQIDHQYASPGAKWQKDLEPLQSSLLEYVLDQNRPPGELLVKEGNICLTREDFWSLGLEHSMESTIGNACLKIVGEAAQRHGKDVHIADLYVVATWKDPQVNLLRCLPDNFRSKDILLFPAWSRQAGEADHYLLCAILVAERQILFLDSLRPDGFGDDLYRAIFRRVAAFIDSGSWMEKTGRDLEQCNGNCCGIFMLMYALCISTSSPLSFTEEDMPAIRLWWCIQLMERFCIEGHGQRFAFWTEEASLLLQGTLQPVFRVPKATSSKPSPSLIRQADADRCPILELPACVLIDILEEVVLHEGDTAIFKLALVCSMFRDLVSTEYFRRRAHFKWLHSVCTWSSFSEKYKEQYFNMYTIEICLQCGDQYKHCPRGYVGTGKRGQLRAFYSEEMRPGYCSHICMQLDN, encoded by the exons ATGGCACCTAATTACAAACTGAAGG ACAACAGACTCTTCTACACTGGCCCCAGTATGCAGTGCATGCGCTTGGTAGTCATgtcagaggaggagaagaagtcAGTTCTGATGGAATGCCACAATAACCCTGGTACCGGGAATCACAATGGTGTTAGAGGTACCCGAAACAGGGTTGTTGCTGGCTATTACTGGCCAACATTGAACCAGGACATCAGCGAATGG GTCAGATGCTGTCATCGCTGCCAGATGAATGACCCAATCAAGACTGTGGCACCAGCATTACATCCCATCAAG GTAAAAGAACCTTGGGAGGTGCTGGGCATGGATTTAATTGGACCACTCCCGGAAACACGTCTAGGGAACCGATATGTCCTGACAATGACCGATCTGTTCACTAAGTGGGTGATTGCAGAACCTCTTAAATCCAAGACTGCAGCTGAGGTCTCTGCAATCATGACCTCTAAGTTATACACGTTTGGCATGGTCAGGAAAATCATCACTGACCAAGGAAAGGAGTTTGTGAACCAG CTCAACAACAGCATTTTCAGCATGCTGAATATTAAACATGCTGTCTCCAGTGCGTATCACCCCCAGACCAACGGGCAG GATGAGAGGACCAACCAGAACATCAAGCGTGCTCTCAGAAAGTATGTTAACCAGAACCATGATGACTGGGATGTACACCTTGCTGCTGTGGTGTATGGCatcaacactgcaaaacag CACTCCACCCGCCACAGTCCCTATTTCCTGCTCTTCCACCGACATCCACGTCTTCCTGCTGTGATGAACGCCTGTCCCATGGACGATGACTTTGAGGTTGCAAACCCTGAAGAGGACATCGACACAAGAGTTGAGGAGATGACAGTTCTGAATGAAACG GTTCTTCACAACATTGAGAGGGCACAGGACACCCAGAAGAAGACCTTTGGAACACGGAAAAGGAAGCAGGTAAGACAGTGTGTTGTTCAAGCAGGTGATGATGTTCTTTTGTCAGGTGATCCAAAGAGACGACGCATTGGAGATGCTTTACTGAGCCAACACCAAGGACCGTACACTGTGGCCAGCATCACGCCAAAGGGGGTGGCTACTATTGTGAAGGGAGCAACTTGCCAGAAGGTAAACGTGTCCAGGCTGAGGAACTACCACAGATCAAAAA ATCCACCAACTGAGAGGAAGTTTCTCCTGGACCACTCATATGGGACTCCTGAATGGCAGATTGATCATCAGTATGCCAGTCCAGGAGCAAAGTGGCAGAAAGACTTGGAACCTCTTCAGTCCAGTCTG CTCGAATATGTCTTGGACCAAAACCGACCTCCAGGAGAACTCCTCGTGAAGGAAGGCAACATCTGCCTGACTCGGGAAGACTTTTGGAGCCTGGGTTTGGAACACTCCATGGAATCTACT ATTGGGAATGCTTGTCTGAAGATTGTGGGGGAAGCTGCACAAAGACAT GGAAAAGATGTTCACATTGCTGACCTCTACGTCGTGGCCACCTGGAAGGATCCACAAGTCAACCTGCTTCGTTGCTTGCCG GACAACTTTAGGTCCAAGGACATCCTACTTTTTCCAGCTTGGAGCAGGCAGGCAGGTGAAGCTGACcattatctgctctgt GCTATATTGGTAGCTGAGAGACAGATACTCTTTCTGGACTCACTTCGCCCTGATGGTTTTGGAGATGATCTCTACCGAGCCATATTTAG GAGAGTAGCAGCCTTTATTGACTCTGGATCCTGGATGGagaaaacaggaagagaccttGAG CAGTGCAATGGAAATTGCTGCGGCATCTTTATGCTGATG TATGCTCTCTGCATCAGCACCTCATCTCCACTATCTTTCACAGAG GAGGACATGCCAGCAATTCGCCTGTGGTGGTGTATTCAGCTGATGGAGAGATTCTGCATTGAGGG ccatggACAGAGATTCGCCTTCTGGACAGAAGAAGCATCCCTTCTCCTCCAGGGAACTCTCCAGCCTGTCTTCAGGGTACCAAAGGCAACCTCCTCCAAGCCTTCACCAAGTCTAATCAGACAG GCTGACGCTGACAGGTGCCCTATACTGGAG TTACCAGCATGTGTCCTCATCGACATATTGGAAGAGGTTGTTCTACACGAAGGGGATACAGCCATCTTCAAACTGGCTCTGGTGTGCTCCATGTTCAGAGACCTTGTGTCTACTGAATATTTCAGAAGACGAGCACACTTCAAGTGGCTTCACA GCGTCTGCACATGGAGCAGCTTCTCAGAAAAGTACAAAGAACAGTACTTTAACATGTACACAATTGAGATCTGCCTTCAATGTGGAGATCAGTACAAACACTGCCCCCGAG GATATGTTGGCACAGGTAAAAGAGGACAACTACGGGCATTTTATTCGGAGGAGATGCGCCCAGGCTACTGCAGCCACATTTGCATGCAACTGGACAACTAA
- the LOC100692678 gene encoding uncharacterized protein LOC100692678 isoform X4, protein MQCMRLVVMSEEEKKSVLMECHNNPGTGNHNGVRGTRNRVVAGYYWPTLNQDISEWVRCCHRCQMNDPIKTVAPALHPIKVKEPWEVLGMDLIGPLPETRLGNRYVLTMTDLFTKWVIAEPLKSKTAAEVSAIMTSKLYTFGMVRKIITDQGKEFVNQLNNSIFSMLNIKHAVSSAYHPQTNGQDERTNQNIKRALRKYVNQNHDDWDVHLAAVVYGINTAKQHSTRHSPYFLLFHRHPRLPAVMNACPMDDDFEVANPEEDIDTRVEEMTVLNETVLHNIERAQDTQKKTFGTRKRKQVRQCVVQAGDDVLLSGDPKRRRIGDALLSQHQGPYTVASITPKGVATIVKGATCQKVNVSRLRNYHRSKNPPTERKFLLDHSYGTPEWQIDHQYASPGAKWQKDLEPLQSSLLEYVLDQNRPPGELLVKEGNICLTREDFWSLGLEHSMESTIGNACLKIVGEAAQRHGKDVHIADLYVVATWKDPQVNLLRCLPDNFRSKDILLFPAWSRQAGEADHYLLCAILVAERQILFLDSLRPDGFGDDLYRAIFRRVAAFIDSGSWMEKTGRDLEFFPQQCNGNCCGIFMLMYALCISTSSPLSFTEEDMPAIRLWWCIQLMERFCIEGHGQRFAFWTEEASLLLQGTLQPVFRVPKATSSKPSPSLIRQADADRCPILELPACVLIDILEEVVLHEGDTAIFKLALVCSMFRDLVSTEYFRRRAHFKWLHSVCTWSSFSEKYKEQYFNMYTIEICLQCGDQYKHCPRGYVGTGKRGQLRAFYSEEMRPGYCSHICMQLDN, encoded by the exons ATGCAGTGCATGCGCTTGGTAGTCATgtcagaggaggagaagaagtcAGTTCTGATGGAATGCCACAATAACCCTGGTACCGGGAATCACAATGGTGTTAGAGGTACCCGAAACAGGGTTGTTGCTGGCTATTACTGGCCAACATTGAACCAGGACATCAGCGAATGG GTCAGATGCTGTCATCGCTGCCAGATGAATGACCCAATCAAGACTGTGGCACCAGCATTACATCCCATCAAG GTAAAAGAACCTTGGGAGGTGCTGGGCATGGATTTAATTGGACCACTCCCGGAAACACGTCTAGGGAACCGATATGTCCTGACAATGACCGATCTGTTCACTAAGTGGGTGATTGCAGAACCTCTTAAATCCAAGACTGCAGCTGAGGTCTCTGCAATCATGACCTCTAAGTTATACACGTTTGGCATGGTCAGGAAAATCATCACTGACCAAGGAAAGGAGTTTGTGAACCAG CTCAACAACAGCATTTTCAGCATGCTGAATATTAAACATGCTGTCTCCAGTGCGTATCACCCCCAGACCAACGGGCAG GATGAGAGGACCAACCAGAACATCAAGCGTGCTCTCAGAAAGTATGTTAACCAGAACCATGATGACTGGGATGTACACCTTGCTGCTGTGGTGTATGGCatcaacactgcaaaacag CACTCCACCCGCCACAGTCCCTATTTCCTGCTCTTCCACCGACATCCACGTCTTCCTGCTGTGATGAACGCCTGTCCCATGGACGATGACTTTGAGGTTGCAAACCCTGAAGAGGACATCGACACAAGAGTTGAGGAGATGACAGTTCTGAATGAAACG GTTCTTCACAACATTGAGAGGGCACAGGACACCCAGAAGAAGACCTTTGGAACACGGAAAAGGAAGCAGGTAAGACAGTGTGTTGTTCAAGCAGGTGATGATGTTCTTTTGTCAGGTGATCCAAAGAGACGACGCATTGGAGATGCTTTACTGAGCCAACACCAAGGACCGTACACTGTGGCCAGCATCACGCCAAAGGGGGTGGCTACTATTGTGAAGGGAGCAACTTGCCAGAAGGTAAACGTGTCCAGGCTGAGGAACTACCACAGATCAAAAA ATCCACCAACTGAGAGGAAGTTTCTCCTGGACCACTCATATGGGACTCCTGAATGGCAGATTGATCATCAGTATGCCAGTCCAGGAGCAAAGTGGCAGAAAGACTTGGAACCTCTTCAGTCCAGTCTG CTCGAATATGTCTTGGACCAAAACCGACCTCCAGGAGAACTCCTCGTGAAGGAAGGCAACATCTGCCTGACTCGGGAAGACTTTTGGAGCCTGGGTTTGGAACACTCCATGGAATCTACT ATTGGGAATGCTTGTCTGAAGATTGTGGGGGAAGCTGCACAAAGACAT GGAAAAGATGTTCACATTGCTGACCTCTACGTCGTGGCCACCTGGAAGGATCCACAAGTCAACCTGCTTCGTTGCTTGCCG GACAACTTTAGGTCCAAGGACATCCTACTTTTTCCAGCTTGGAGCAGGCAGGCAGGTGAAGCTGACcattatctgctctgt GCTATATTGGTAGCTGAGAGACAGATACTCTTTCTGGACTCACTTCGCCCTGATGGTTTTGGAGATGATCTCTACCGAGCCATATTTAG GAGAGTAGCAGCCTTTATTGACTCTGGATCCTGGATGGagaaaacaggaagagaccttGAG TTCTTTCCCCAGCAGTGCAATGGAAATTGCTGCGGCATCTTTATGCTGATG TATGCTCTCTGCATCAGCACCTCATCTCCACTATCTTTCACAGAG GAGGACATGCCAGCAATTCGCCTGTGGTGGTGTATTCAGCTGATGGAGAGATTCTGCATTGAGGG ccatggACAGAGATTCGCCTTCTGGACAGAAGAAGCATCCCTTCTCCTCCAGGGAACTCTCCAGCCTGTCTTCAGGGTACCAAAGGCAACCTCCTCCAAGCCTTCACCAAGTCTAATCAGACAG GCTGACGCTGACAGGTGCCCTATACTGGAG TTACCAGCATGTGTCCTCATCGACATATTGGAAGAGGTTGTTCTACACGAAGGGGATACAGCCATCTTCAAACTGGCTCTGGTGTGCTCCATGTTCAGAGACCTTGTGTCTACTGAATATTTCAGAAGACGAGCACACTTCAAGTGGCTTCACA GCGTCTGCACATGGAGCAGCTTCTCAGAAAAGTACAAAGAACAGTACTTTAACATGTACACAATTGAGATCTGCCTTCAATGTGGAGATCAGTACAAACACTGCCCCCGAG GATATGTTGGCACAGGTAAAAGAGGACAACTACGGGCATTTTATTCGGAGGAGATGCGCCCAGGCTACTGCAGCCACATTTGCATGCAACTGGACAACTAA
- the LOC100692678 gene encoding uncharacterized protein LOC100692678 isoform X2: protein MAPNYKLKDNRLFYTGPSMQCMRLVVMSEEEKKSVLMECHNNPGTGNHNGVRGTRNRVVAGYYWPTLNQDISEWVRCCHRCQMNDPIKTVAPALHPIKVKEPWEVLGMDLIGPLPETRLGNRYVLTMTDLFTKWVIAEPLKSKTAAEVSAIMTSKLYTFGMVRKIITDQGKEFVNQLNNSIFSMLNIKHAVSSAYHPQTNGQDERTNQNIKRALRKYVNQNHDDWDVHLAAVVYGINTAKQHSTRHSPYFLLFHRHPRLPAVMNACPMDDDFEVANPEEDIDTRVEEMTVLNETVLHNIERAQDTQKKTFGTRKRKQVRQCVVQAGDDVLLSGDPKRRRIGDALLSQHQGPYTVASITPKGVATIVKGATCQKVNVSRLRNYHRSKNPPTERKFLLDHSYGTPEWQIDHQYASPGAKWQKDLEPLQSSLLEYVLDQNRPPGELLVKEGNICLTREDFWSLGLEHSMESTIGNACLKIVGEAAQRHGKDVHIADLYVVATWKDPQVNLLRCLPDNFRSKDILLFPAWSRQAGEADHYLLCAILVAERQILFLDSLRPDGFGDDLYRAIFRRVAAFIDSGSWMEKTGRDLEFFPQQCNGNCCGIFMLMYALCISTSSPLSFTEDMPAIRLWWCIQLMERFCIEGHGQRFAFWTEEASLLLQGTLQPVFRVPKATSSKPSPSLIRQADADRCPILELPACVLIDILEEVVLHEGDTAIFKLALVCSMFRDLVSTEYFRRRAHFKWLHSVCTWSSFSEKYKEQYFNMYTIEICLQCGDQYKHCPRGYVGTGKRGQLRAFYSEEMRPGYCSHICMQLDN from the exons ATGGCACCTAATTACAAACTGAAGG ACAACAGACTCTTCTACACTGGCCCCAGTATGCAGTGCATGCGCTTGGTAGTCATgtcagaggaggagaagaagtcAGTTCTGATGGAATGCCACAATAACCCTGGTACCGGGAATCACAATGGTGTTAGAGGTACCCGAAACAGGGTTGTTGCTGGCTATTACTGGCCAACATTGAACCAGGACATCAGCGAATGG GTCAGATGCTGTCATCGCTGCCAGATGAATGACCCAATCAAGACTGTGGCACCAGCATTACATCCCATCAAG GTAAAAGAACCTTGGGAGGTGCTGGGCATGGATTTAATTGGACCACTCCCGGAAACACGTCTAGGGAACCGATATGTCCTGACAATGACCGATCTGTTCACTAAGTGGGTGATTGCAGAACCTCTTAAATCCAAGACTGCAGCTGAGGTCTCTGCAATCATGACCTCTAAGTTATACACGTTTGGCATGGTCAGGAAAATCATCACTGACCAAGGAAAGGAGTTTGTGAACCAG CTCAACAACAGCATTTTCAGCATGCTGAATATTAAACATGCTGTCTCCAGTGCGTATCACCCCCAGACCAACGGGCAG GATGAGAGGACCAACCAGAACATCAAGCGTGCTCTCAGAAAGTATGTTAACCAGAACCATGATGACTGGGATGTACACCTTGCTGCTGTGGTGTATGGCatcaacactgcaaaacag CACTCCACCCGCCACAGTCCCTATTTCCTGCTCTTCCACCGACATCCACGTCTTCCTGCTGTGATGAACGCCTGTCCCATGGACGATGACTTTGAGGTTGCAAACCCTGAAGAGGACATCGACACAAGAGTTGAGGAGATGACAGTTCTGAATGAAACG GTTCTTCACAACATTGAGAGGGCACAGGACACCCAGAAGAAGACCTTTGGAACACGGAAAAGGAAGCAGGTAAGACAGTGTGTTGTTCAAGCAGGTGATGATGTTCTTTTGTCAGGTGATCCAAAGAGACGACGCATTGGAGATGCTTTACTGAGCCAACACCAAGGACCGTACACTGTGGCCAGCATCACGCCAAAGGGGGTGGCTACTATTGTGAAGGGAGCAACTTGCCAGAAGGTAAACGTGTCCAGGCTGAGGAACTACCACAGATCAAAAA ATCCACCAACTGAGAGGAAGTTTCTCCTGGACCACTCATATGGGACTCCTGAATGGCAGATTGATCATCAGTATGCCAGTCCAGGAGCAAAGTGGCAGAAAGACTTGGAACCTCTTCAGTCCAGTCTG CTCGAATATGTCTTGGACCAAAACCGACCTCCAGGAGAACTCCTCGTGAAGGAAGGCAACATCTGCCTGACTCGGGAAGACTTTTGGAGCCTGGGTTTGGAACACTCCATGGAATCTACT ATTGGGAATGCTTGTCTGAAGATTGTGGGGGAAGCTGCACAAAGACAT GGAAAAGATGTTCACATTGCTGACCTCTACGTCGTGGCCACCTGGAAGGATCCACAAGTCAACCTGCTTCGTTGCTTGCCG GACAACTTTAGGTCCAAGGACATCCTACTTTTTCCAGCTTGGAGCAGGCAGGCAGGTGAAGCTGACcattatctgctctgt GCTATATTGGTAGCTGAGAGACAGATACTCTTTCTGGACTCACTTCGCCCTGATGGTTTTGGAGATGATCTCTACCGAGCCATATTTAG GAGAGTAGCAGCCTTTATTGACTCTGGATCCTGGATGGagaaaacaggaagagaccttGAG TTCTTTCCCCAGCAGTGCAATGGAAATTGCTGCGGCATCTTTATGCTGATG TATGCTCTCTGCATCAGCACCTCATCTCCACTATCTTTCACAGAG GACATGCCAGCAATTCGCCTGTGGTGGTGTATTCAGCTGATGGAGAGATTCTGCATTGAGGG ccatggACAGAGATTCGCCTTCTGGACAGAAGAAGCATCCCTTCTCCTCCAGGGAACTCTCCAGCCTGTCTTCAGGGTACCAAAGGCAACCTCCTCCAAGCCTTCACCAAGTCTAATCAGACAG GCTGACGCTGACAGGTGCCCTATACTGGAG TTACCAGCATGTGTCCTCATCGACATATTGGAAGAGGTTGTTCTACACGAAGGGGATACAGCCATCTTCAAACTGGCTCTGGTGTGCTCCATGTTCAGAGACCTTGTGTCTACTGAATATTTCAGAAGACGAGCACACTTCAAGTGGCTTCACA GCGTCTGCACATGGAGCAGCTTCTCAGAAAAGTACAAAGAACAGTACTTTAACATGTACACAATTGAGATCTGCCTTCAATGTGGAGATCAGTACAAACACTGCCCCCGAG GATATGTTGGCACAGGTAAAAGAGGACAACTACGGGCATTTTATTCGGAGGAGATGCGCCCAGGCTACTGCAGCCACATTTGCATGCAACTGGACAACTAA